The Musa acuminata AAA Group cultivar baxijiao chromosome BXJ1-8, Cavendish_Baxijiao_AAA, whole genome shotgun sequence genomic sequence ACTTCTATATGACAGTGATAGAGTGAATTTAAGTGAATCCAATCAAAGTAACCCAACTCTTTATCAGCTCTGCATCAATTGAAAGTCCTTTTAAAGTACTTCAAATTCAGCAACCAACAACTTTTCACCTTTGGGTGATCGACTACATAAGAAATAGTAGTATGTCAATACACTATCCTCTCATCAAGTTTACCTTAGCAATGGGAGATAATGTGGACCTACTtggaggagagggtgaaggattaGAAGATGAAGGGGCAAACTTCACGAGAGAAGGCCACATACTCTCCAAATTTTATAACATGGCACTGTAAAAAGCTCCAATCAATAATAATCAAACTCTTGTAAGGTGACACCTTATAACCTATTGCAACGTAGGATGCTacattattatgaaaatataaaacaaaagttctaaaaaaaaaaaatccttaccgtgaataaaatataaaaagaacaTCTAAGATGATTTCAACATATCAAAAGGATACTGTTATTCTAATTGATTTAAACATACCATAAACATTTATATAATGTAGTGATCTAATACAAAACTGAAATATGATTCATATTCCATATCAAAAGAGAGCAAAATCTACTTGAacccataaaataaaaaaagtagaGAATAGTAAGACGTAGGGGGAAAAAACAGAAAAAGAGAACATTGATTACACATTATAAGATGCAATGTAATGACACTCAAAACTACATAATTATGATAACACCCTGGATAGAGCTTAATGCTAGAAATGGTTCCGTCTGGCTCACAATATCCAAGTCCAAGATTGTTGTGCTTTTAGGTGGCTGTACATGTACCATACTTGCAGCCTTGCGTTACTGCTGATGATGCAGCACCTGGAGAGGTAACTTTTTTAACCATCTTACCCATAAACAGTATCCACCGAATACTTGTCAAGACATAGATCTCATGCAACTCTCCACATACATCTCTTATTCGTTAGCATACATTATAGCATAACATTTACAGTCTGCTTCATGAGTCCGCATTGCCTACCAATGCAAGCAAGAAACTCTTGTAATATCCAGAAGTGTCACCGATAACATCATCATTCAGAGTGGTTCGGTATCTCTTCTTATACTCCTCTTTTATCTTTTTCATATCAATCTCAGCTCGACTTACTATAGATCTTGTAAGAGAGGCCTCATCTGTTCCAAGTCCTAAGATTGAAGATCTTATCACCTAGAACAACAAGTATTTTAAATAACAAAACAGTATAGAAAAACACATTTTTGTTAGAGTTCTTGTGATATTACCTCCGCAAAGTGTCTCTCAGGGGAAGTCAGGCACCAAACAATAGCCTTAAGCATTGAGAACAATTGGCTGCTGCCTTGATTGCTGATGTCCTGTTCGAATTATTAAGAATGTTGACTATGAATCTTTTAGCTCACTAAACATCGAGAAACATTTGAAAGAGAATAACAGCAAACAATTCAACCGAATACTTGAAGCAAGCAGAAGTTTTTGGATGTTGTTTTTAGGTTTCAGCATAATTGTCACCTATAGAACTACTAATCTGGATCTTATTTGTTGAAATCTATTATTCATGAATTTCTAAACCTAGATAGAAAATCAGATGGTTAGAAATGAAAAATATAGCTTAGTGTATTTTGTAATTCCTTTTCTCATTGCTCTAAGCACCTCATCAATAGCTTTTCCAAAATTTTGCTCATAATGCTTGAAAGTTTCTTTGAGTTGAACTTTGTTCCTTGTGCTTAGTATGCGAATAACTTCCGCATGGCAGGGTTGGCTTTTTCTAATGGCATCATGGAGCTCAGCTGCCTCAGATTTTGCTATCTCCTCGTCCACATGCTCGCCATCATACCTATATGAGCTCACTAGTTGAACCAACAACTGCGCAGAAGCGAAATGGCATGAACTGTTCCAGTCAAATACTCCACCAGCTTGCGATATTAAAGTAAGCGAgtacatatatattaaaattatgcatCTCAACTACCTGTCTGAGAGGGTTTGTTTCAGAGAACTTGAAAGCTACGTCTTCTTCAATAGATGataagaaaagggaatgatatgcCTTTCTGACAGCCATCAGATGATCTGAACATGATGCACAGGCAACTTCTATGATCACCCAAACATGACGATCATCTTTCTTTTTCAATGCTTTGTGTGCAAGCTTGGCATCTCGTTCTGCAGGGTCTGCCGTCCACAACATCACAGCACCCTATACCACAAGACAAATACATTCTGGGTTTACTTCAAGATGTAAGAAAATATGAGATGGCTTTCTTATTACCAGATTTGGTCCAACAACAAATAACTGTAAGCTCAGACTTGCCATCCAATACCTGTACGTTTGTTAAATGTGTCCTGTAACTGGTGATACCCAAGAACAAATATCCTACTCAAAATTGATAACCTTGAATGCTGAACTTGTCCTGCATGACTTTTACAATTTGTATATATGAAACAATCATAGTCCGTGACCACTAAATCAGCAATTGATACTTTCCTGTAGCTAAGTTTTTCATCTATGCACTTTCTTTAATCATGAGAATTAGGAACAGCACTAGAGTTCACAACTGAACAGAGAAACAAAAGAACTTGTCAGTTCCTAAAACATCGGttacatttttctttttcaacTGATCCAAGTTATAGCACATCAGAATGAAGTTCCCAAATGCGAAtctagagaaagaaaaaaattgatgTCACAGAACTGCCAAACAATTTTCCAGAGTAGAACTGGACATCTTGAAACTTTGAGTAAAGAGAAAGATCAGAGGCTCCAAGAAGTTGAAACAATGAAATTTGATTTCTTCTCCACCTTCATTCTTCAATTTGATTGATCCGGATGGTCATATAGCATTCTAATTCTCCTAGCAACCACATACTTTATCAAGAAAGAAAGCCCAAACTCCAGCGAAAAGCAAAAGCATCTCCGACTACTAATGTGCAAAGGCTTAAACACCACAATTTCCACAAATCTCACATGATGTAACATTAAAACTACATGTTCACGCAGATCATGGTATAAATTATTGTTTCTTCCGACCATAAGTTAATAGATTATGAACATTGTAGTGGTCAAGGTTCTCGATAGTTATTGAAGATAATAATGTCACCGCGCTCCTCCAAAGCCACCTGATTTATCCTATACAATACTGAATTCAACTCCAATCTTGAAACAGTATTGGAGTTTATAAAATAgttctaaataatattaaataaaaaaatgcacAAGCAAGTGAATTGCCCCATACGGTACatagtaaaaaaatttataaaaatccaGTCCAAAATTGCAATCAAGACCACAAAAGATTCACAATTCTTCAAGTTGGAAGGCATAACTAGAAATTACCCTGAAGTCGCCGGAGAGCTCCGAGCGGAGGCGTTGGAGGAGTGATTCATTGTACAAGCGATCATAAGTCTCAGAGATCGCAGCACGCTGCGCCGCTTTCCGGTGGCCCAAAATCCCGATGATGGCCTGCTCGTCCGTTCCCCACCCTTGGCATACATCGTGTAAGATCTGTGTCAGTGGCCTTAACAATAATGATACATGCCGCACAACATCAAGCTGTGGTACATCGCATGGTTACCTtggaaggctttccttagattctGGGCGTCTTGCTCGGGAGATGGAAGGGGGTTTGGGACTGTGATGGACGCCATGATCCCCTCCTCTGCCGGTGCCAACAGGTGGGAGACTTTAGGCTTCCACCTCTTGTGTGACAGCTGTGGAATAATTGAAAGGCAGTTGGATGAAAATGACATTTCCCTTTTAATCTGGGGTATCTTTGGGCCCACATGAGCACTTAA encodes the following:
- the LOC135680454 gene encoding annexin D3-like, producing the protein MASITVPNPLPSPEQDAQNLRKAFQGWGTDEQAIIGILGHRKAAQRAAISETYDRLYNESLLQRLRSELSGDFRGAVMLWTADPAERDAKLAHKALKKKDDRHVWVIIEVACASCSDHLMAVRKAYHSLFLSSIEEDVAFKFSETNPLRQLLVQLVSSYRYDGEHVDEEIAKSEAAELHDAIRKSQPCHAEVIRILSTRNKVQLKETFKHYEQNFGKAIDEDISNQGSSQLFSMLKAIVWCLTSPERHFAEVIRSSILGLGTDEASLTRSIVSRAEIDMKKIKEEYKKRYRTTLNDDVIGDTSGYYKSFLLALVGNADS